In Arthrobacter sp. SLBN-112, a genomic segment contains:
- the aroQ gene encoding type II 3-dehydroquinate dehydratase, which translates to MTEASSTVEAGRGTILVINGPNLNLLGTREPEKYGTSTLADVEQLAASAAAKHGFAVECVQSNHEGVLLDTIHAARQNAVGIVLNAGAFTHTSVAIRDALAAVQLPAVEVHITNVHQREEFRHHSYLSPVCAAVIVGAGVFGYKLAIDYLAEVL; encoded by the coding sequence ATGACTGAAGCCTCCTCCACCGTCGAAGCCGGCCGCGGCACCATCCTCGTTATCAACGGCCCCAATCTGAACTTGCTGGGCACGCGGGAGCCGGAGAAGTACGGCACGTCAACCCTTGCCGATGTGGAGCAGTTGGCAGCCTCCGCCGCTGCCAAGCACGGTTTCGCGGTGGAGTGCGTCCAGTCCAACCACGAAGGCGTCCTGCTGGACACCATCCACGCCGCCCGGCAGAACGCCGTCGGCATTGTCCTCAACGCCGGCGCCTTCACGCACACCTCCGTGGCGATCCGTGACGCCCTGGCGGCGGTGCAGCTGCCCGCCGTCGAGGTGCACATCACCAACGTGCACCAGCGGGAGGAATTCCGGCACCATTCTTACCTGTCGCCGGTGTGCGCAGCGGTGATCGTGGGCGCCGGCGTGTTCGGTTACAAGCTCGCCATCGACTACCTGGCCGAGGTCCTGTAG
- a CDS encoding DeoR/GlpR family DNA-binding transcription regulator, whose product MLPAARHQAIVDAVQRERVVRVSDLAHQLGVSLMTVRRDIELLEEGGRVERIHGGAKLPGGATTHEPGFELKSTQLPAEKRAIAAEAARMVHEGMAVGLSAGTTTWALAQELAKGPRITVVTNSVRIADLFHHGAASGAARYGSTVILIGGERTPSDALVGPIATAALKQLHLDLLFLGVHGMDPEAGFTTPNLLEAETDRAFVAASRKLVVVADHTKWGTQGMSTIAALEEADEVISDAGLSADARRILQESVSRLRIAAPA is encoded by the coding sequence ATGCTCCCCGCAGCACGTCACCAGGCCATCGTGGACGCCGTCCAGCGGGAAAGGGTGGTCCGTGTGTCGGACCTCGCCCACCAGCTGGGTGTCTCGCTCATGACGGTCCGGCGGGACATTGAGCTGCTGGAGGAGGGCGGCCGGGTGGAGCGGATCCACGGCGGCGCCAAGCTCCCCGGCGGGGCAACCACCCATGAGCCCGGCTTTGAACTGAAGTCAACCCAACTGCCGGCCGAGAAGCGCGCCATCGCCGCCGAGGCAGCGAGGATGGTGCATGAAGGCATGGCGGTGGGCCTCAGCGCAGGAACCACCACCTGGGCGTTGGCCCAGGAGCTGGCCAAGGGTCCCCGGATCACGGTGGTGACCAATTCCGTGCGCATCGCGGACCTGTTCCACCACGGGGCGGCGTCCGGGGCTGCCCGCTATGGTTCCACCGTGATCCTGATCGGCGGCGAACGCACGCCGTCGGACGCCCTGGTGGGGCCAATCGCCACCGCGGCGCTGAAGCAGCTGCACCTGGACCTGCTGTTCCTGGGAGTGCACGGCATGGATCCCGAAGCCGGGTTCACCACCCCCAACTTGTTGGAGGCGGAGACTGACCGCGCATTCGTGGCGGCATCCCGCAAGCTGGTGGTGGTGGCGGACCACACCAAATGGGGCACGCAGGGCATGAGCACCATCGCCGCGCTCGAGGAAGCGGACGAGGTCATCAGCGATGCCGGCCTCAGCGCGGATGCCCGCCGGATCCTGCAGGAGAGCGTCAGCCGGCTGCGGATCGCAGCCCCGGCCTGA
- a CDS encoding Gfo/Idh/MocA family oxidoreductase gives MTFSIGIVGAGQFGSQFAHLFNLHPGVHAVYVADERPERAAEAVERYNLAGQEPDFDALLASDVDAVAIFTQRWTHGPLVERALRAGKHVYSAVPMAVSEAEIARIIDAVRETGNVYMMGETSYYNPATVYAREQHAAGKFGRVFYSEGDYVHDMDLGFYDAYQYSGGERWKETASYPPMLYPTHAIGGVLGALPAHAVSVSCVGVRDQRSDGVFDKDVSMFGNDLSNATALFELNDGGAMRTNEMRRVGYPSHIRESRFRFFGTEASFEQLAKVTVWQDKQDVHDISEQMETRPSIPLDDPSLANVAPELRDAFVSGLAPVHDAARLPAEFHGAPNGHEGSHHFLVDDFVTAVNNRTLPPVNAWVAARFTLPGIVAHESAQQNGARLPIRDFGDAPATW, from the coding sequence ATGACGTTCTCGATCGGCATCGTGGGCGCGGGCCAGTTCGGCTCCCAGTTCGCGCACCTGTTCAACCTGCACCCCGGTGTCCACGCCGTCTACGTGGCCGATGAGCGCCCCGAGCGGGCGGCCGAGGCCGTCGAACGGTACAACCTGGCGGGGCAGGAACCGGACTTCGACGCCCTGCTGGCCTCCGACGTCGACGCCGTTGCCATCTTCACCCAGCGCTGGACCCACGGCCCCCTGGTGGAACGGGCGCTCCGCGCCGGCAAGCACGTCTACTCCGCTGTTCCCATGGCCGTCTCGGAGGCTGAAATCGCCCGCATCATCGACGCCGTCCGGGAGACCGGAAACGTCTACATGATGGGCGAGACCAGCTACTACAATCCCGCCACGGTCTATGCCCGGGAGCAGCACGCTGCCGGCAAATTCGGCAGGGTCTTCTACTCCGAGGGTGATTACGTCCATGACATGGACCTGGGGTTCTACGACGCCTACCAGTACAGCGGCGGCGAGCGGTGGAAAGAGACCGCCAGCTACCCGCCCATGCTCTACCCCACGCACGCGATTGGCGGCGTGCTCGGGGCCCTTCCGGCACACGCCGTCAGCGTCAGCTGCGTCGGGGTCAGGGACCAGCGGAGCGACGGCGTCTTCGACAAGGACGTCAGCATGTTCGGCAACGACCTTTCCAACGCCACCGCGCTCTTCGAACTGAACGACGGCGGCGCCATGCGCACCAACGAAATGCGGCGGGTGGGCTACCCGTCCCACATCCGCGAATCCCGGTTCCGGTTCTTCGGTACCGAGGCCAGCTTTGAACAACTCGCCAAGGTCACGGTGTGGCAGGACAAGCAGGACGTCCACGACATCTCCGAACAGATGGAAACCCGGCCCAGCATTCCCCTGGACGATCCGTCGCTGGCCAACGTCGCCCCCGAACTCCGGGACGCCTTCGTGTCAGGACTCGCCCCGGTGCACGACGCAGCGCGGCTGCCCGCGGAGTTCCACGGCGCACCCAACGGGCATGAAGGCAGCCACCATTTCCTGGTGGACGACTTCGTCACCGCGGTGAACAACCGCACGCTGCCGCCCGTCAATGCCTGGGTTGCAGCCCGGTTCACGCTTCCCGGGATCGTGGCCCACGAATCGGCACAGCAAAACGGCGCGCGGCTGCCCATCCGTGACTTCGGCGACGCGCCCGCCACCTGGTAG
- a CDS encoding sugar ABC transporter substrate-binding protein, which yields MKKKALTSLAAAAAAVLALSACGGGGSAEAGKGEINYWLWDANQLPAYKQCADDFHKANPDITVTVTQRGWDDYWGTLTNGFVAGTAPDVFTDHLGKYPEFIKNKQLLALDDAVKKDNIDTSAYNSGLADLWVGQDGKRYGLPKDWDTIALFYNTKLAADAGVTPEQMANLTWNPQDGGTYEKTIAHLTVDKNGKRGDEPGFDKNNVAVYGLGLNGSGSGQGQTEWSYLTGTTGWTHTDKNPWGKHFNYDDPKFQESIDWFAGLVDKGYMPKLETTVGASMADTFAAGKSVINANGSWMIGQYTGYKDVKVGIAPTPTGVDGKRASMYNGLADSIYAGTKKPEAAIKWVEYLGSAACQDVVAAKAIVFPAIKTSADKAVEAFKAKGVDVTPFSQQVKDGTTFLYPIADNAAKVDGIMKPAMDAVVSGKAKASSLTQANDQVNALFK from the coding sequence ATGAAAAAGAAAGCACTCACCTCCCTCGCCGCAGCGGCGGCCGCAGTCCTGGCACTCTCGGCCTGCGGAGGCGGCGGATCCGCCGAGGCCGGCAAGGGCGAAATCAACTACTGGCTGTGGGACGCCAACCAGCTCCCCGCGTACAAGCAGTGCGCCGACGACTTCCACAAGGCCAACCCGGATATCACCGTCACGGTCACCCAGCGCGGCTGGGACGACTACTGGGGCACCCTCACCAACGGCTTCGTGGCCGGCACCGCCCCGGACGTCTTCACGGACCACCTGGGCAAATACCCCGAATTCATCAAGAACAAGCAGCTGCTCGCCCTCGATGACGCCGTAAAGAAGGACAACATCGACACCAGCGCCTACAACTCCGGGCTCGCGGACCTCTGGGTGGGCCAGGACGGCAAGCGCTACGGCCTCCCCAAGGACTGGGACACCATCGCCCTGTTCTACAACACCAAGCTCGCCGCCGACGCCGGCGTCACCCCCGAACAGATGGCCAACCTGACCTGGAATCCACAGGACGGCGGCACGTACGAAAAGACGATCGCACACCTGACCGTGGACAAGAACGGCAAGCGCGGCGACGAGCCAGGCTTCGACAAGAACAACGTGGCCGTCTACGGGCTCGGCCTCAACGGCTCCGGCTCCGGCCAGGGCCAGACCGAGTGGAGCTACCTGACCGGCACCACCGGCTGGACGCACACGGACAAGAACCCGTGGGGCAAGCACTTCAACTACGACGACCCCAAGTTCCAGGAAAGCATCGACTGGTTCGCCGGGCTGGTGGACAAGGGATACATGCCGAAACTTGAAACCACGGTGGGCGCCAGCATGGCGGACACCTTTGCCGCCGGCAAGTCCGTGATCAACGCCAACGGTTCGTGGATGATCGGCCAGTACACCGGCTACAAGGACGTCAAGGTGGGGATCGCCCCGACGCCCACGGGAGTCGACGGCAAGCGCGCCAGCATGTACAACGGCCTGGCGGACTCCATCTACGCCGGCACCAAGAAGCCGGAGGCCGCCATCAAGTGGGTGGAATACCTGGGCTCGGCGGCATGCCAGGACGTGGTGGCTGCCAAGGCAATCGTCTTCCCGGCCATCAAGACCTCGGCGGACAAAGCTGTGGAAGCGTTCAAGGCCAAGGGCGTGGATGTGACCCCGTTCAGCCAGCAGGTCAAGGACGGGACCACTTTCCTGTACCCGATCGCGGACAATGCCGCCAAGGTTGACGGCATCATGAAGCCGGCCATGGACGCCGTGGTGTCCGGCAAGGCCAAGGCCAGCTCGCTGACCCAGGCCAACGACCAGGTCAACGCCCTGTTCAAGTAA
- a CDS encoding carbohydrate ABC transporter permease, with amino-acid sequence MTTAKVPAPARAAARRRPFNWRRAGAWALVVLAVAVSVLPFYWILRTALSTNGSLAGNATNLLPADFNLGAFKRVFGLQSPEEAVAEGGSGAQIDFWIYLRNSALFATITTIGAVFFSAMAAYAFARLRWRGRNLVFSLFLATMMVPPIFTALPNFLLIKNLGLLNTLAGLVLPYIFMTPFAIFFLRQFFLNMSREVEEAAMLDGAKHVRIFFQIILPNAAAPIATLALLTFIGQWNEYFWPLLVGQEESIRVLTVGLGVFKSQSPQGAPDWSGLMAATLVSALPVLILFAVFGKKIVNSIGFSGIK; translated from the coding sequence ATGACCACCGCAAAAGTTCCCGCCCCTGCCCGCGCCGCCGCCCGCCGTCGTCCGTTCAACTGGCGCCGTGCCGGCGCCTGGGCCCTCGTCGTCCTCGCCGTCGCCGTCTCAGTCCTCCCGTTCTACTGGATCCTGCGGACGGCGCTGTCCACCAACGGATCCCTTGCCGGGAACGCCACCAACCTGCTCCCGGCAGACTTCAACCTGGGCGCCTTTAAGCGCGTCTTCGGCCTGCAGTCACCGGAGGAAGCCGTCGCCGAGGGCGGCTCCGGCGCCCAGATCGACTTCTGGATCTACCTCCGCAACTCCGCACTCTTCGCCACCATCACCACCATCGGGGCCGTGTTCTTCAGCGCCATGGCAGCCTACGCGTTCGCCCGGCTGCGGTGGCGGGGACGGAACCTGGTGTTCAGCCTGTTCCTGGCCACCATGATGGTGCCGCCGATCTTCACCGCACTGCCCAACTTCCTGCTCATCAAGAACCTGGGCCTGCTCAACACCCTGGCGGGCCTGGTGCTCCCCTACATCTTCATGACGCCGTTCGCCATCTTCTTCCTCCGCCAGTTCTTCCTGAACATGTCCCGCGAGGTGGAGGAAGCGGCCATGCTCGACGGCGCCAAGCACGTCCGGATCTTCTTCCAGATCATCCTGCCCAACGCCGCAGCCCCCATCGCCACGCTTGCCCTGCTCACCTTCATCGGGCAGTGGAACGAGTACTTCTGGCCCTTGCTGGTGGGCCAGGAAGAATCCATCCGCGTCCTCACGGTAGGCCTGGGCGTCTTCAAATCCCAGTCTCCGCAGGGCGCGCCGGACTGGTCGGGGCTGATGGCAGCCACCCTGGTCTCGGCCCTGCCGGTCCTGATCCTGTTCGCCGTCTTCGGCAAGAAAATCGTCAACTCCATCGGCTTCTCCGGCATCAAGTAA
- a CDS encoding carbohydrate ABC transporter permease — translation MSNVAARPRQVSADAGTRSGSRPKRHYGTHIFLTIMAIVWLVPLGWSVFTALRPVASTNQYGYFSLAGAFNFDNFIQAWTQGGFSTYFWNSVIITVPAVLLTLLLASLMAFAVSRVNWKFNITLLIMFTAGNLLPPQVLAAPLFEMAKHLTVPYSFSDSGNMLNTYIIVIAVDTAFQMGFCTFVLSNYMKALSADLTEAALVDGAGIWRQYREIILPLCRPAFAALGTLEVIFIYNDYFWPLLFIQSGNRLPITTAINNLQGQFLNNYNLLAAGAVITVIPTLIIYLLLQRQFVAGLTLGSSKG, via the coding sequence ATGAGCAATGTTGCAGCCCGCCCCCGGCAGGTTTCCGCAGACGCCGGAACCCGGTCCGGGAGCCGCCCCAAGCGGCACTACGGAACCCACATCTTCCTCACCATCATGGCCATCGTGTGGCTGGTACCGCTCGGCTGGTCCGTTTTCACCGCGCTCAGGCCGGTGGCCTCCACCAACCAGTACGGGTACTTCAGCCTGGCCGGCGCGTTCAACTTCGACAACTTCATCCAGGCCTGGACCCAAGGCGGGTTTTCCACGTACTTCTGGAATTCGGTGATCATCACCGTCCCGGCCGTGCTGCTGACGCTGCTCCTGGCCTCACTCATGGCCTTCGCAGTGAGCCGGGTCAACTGGAAGTTCAACATCACGCTGCTCATCATGTTTACGGCGGGCAACCTCCTTCCACCGCAGGTCCTCGCCGCGCCCCTGTTCGAGATGGCCAAGCACCTCACGGTGCCCTACTCGTTCAGCGATTCCGGGAACATGCTCAACACCTACATCATCGTGATCGCGGTGGACACGGCCTTCCAGATGGGGTTCTGCACCTTCGTGCTGTCCAACTACATGAAAGCGCTGTCCGCAGACCTGACCGAAGCAGCCCTGGTGGACGGGGCGGGCATCTGGCGGCAATACCGGGAAATCATCCTGCCGCTGTGCCGGCCGGCGTTCGCCGCCTTGGGCACGCTGGAAGTCATCTTCATCTACAACGACTACTTCTGGCCCCTGCTCTTCATCCAGAGCGGCAACCGGCTCCCCATCACCACCGCCATCAACAACCTCCAGGGACAGTTCCTGAACAACTACAACCTCCTGGCGGCGGGTGCCGTCATCACCGTCATCCCCACCCTGATCATCTACCTGCTCCTGCAGCGCCAGTTTGTGGCGGGGCTGACTCTTGGTTCCAGCAAGGGGTAG
- a CDS encoding alpha-galactosidase produces the protein MDPLYLRSAGTSLLISFDSGEAEVIHWGADLGAGLPDLGFLAGPIGPSSVDARVPASLLPQASSSWRGRPALRGHRITGDGSGFDFSTRLRVMSVSAEGRTATIGQSDADAGISVSTSLTLHDGGLLELRHTVTNDGTTPFQVDELATVLPVAPDAVELLDLTGRWCRERHPQRQRIQQGTWVRTGRHGRTGHDASLIFAAGTEGFGNRHGKVWATHLAWSGNHEQFADTIGDGRTVIGGSELLGPAEIILEPGAGYTTPAFFAAYSDRGLDGISEAFYSWFRSRPHHVLPAASTGLPAGKPRPVVLNTWEAVYFDHNLDTLIELADSAADLGVERFVLDDGWFRGRRDDHAGLGDWYVDETVWPDGLTPLIDAVTSRGMEFGLWVEPEMVNLDSDAARAHPDWIVGPSAAAHKDGGRLPLEWRNQHVIDLVNPEAWQYVFDRISALLSGNNISYLKWDQNRDLLEHGHAGGSSVHAQTLAAYRLFDELRKAHPGVEIESCSSGGARVDLGILERTDRIWASDCNDALERQTIQRWTGLVVPPELVGSHIGPTASHTTARTHDLSFRAITALFGHFGMEWDVRGVQGTEREELRRLVGLYKEHRDLIHSGSPVHADIADDTFQLYGVLDPTPVAGTTAALFAVVSMRTSASETPGRMGIPGLDAERSYRVEAVFPTPVDADYAHTFMQVQPPAWLAGGAVANGRFLAEVGLPMPMLNPEHALLLKVTAL, from the coding sequence ATGGATCCCCTGTATCTCCGTTCCGCCGGCACCAGCCTGCTGATCAGCTTCGACAGCGGGGAGGCCGAGGTCATCCATTGGGGCGCCGACCTGGGCGCGGGGCTGCCGGACCTGGGCTTCCTGGCCGGACCCATCGGGCCCTCTTCGGTCGACGCCCGCGTACCCGCAAGCCTCCTCCCCCAGGCATCCTCCTCGTGGCGGGGCCGTCCGGCCCTGCGCGGGCACCGCATCACCGGCGACGGCTCCGGCTTCGACTTCTCGACCCGCCTCCGCGTCATGTCCGTCAGCGCTGAGGGCCGCACGGCCACGATTGGCCAGTCCGACGCCGACGCCGGCATCAGCGTCTCCACCTCCCTCACGCTCCACGACGGCGGCCTGCTGGAACTGCGCCACACCGTCACCAATGACGGCACCACCCCGTTCCAGGTGGACGAACTGGCCACCGTCCTCCCCGTGGCCCCGGACGCCGTCGAACTCCTGGACCTCACCGGCCGCTGGTGCCGGGAACGCCACCCGCAACGGCAACGCATCCAGCAGGGCACCTGGGTCCGCACCGGCCGGCACGGCCGCACCGGACACGACGCGTCATTGATCTTCGCCGCAGGCACCGAGGGCTTCGGCAACCGCCACGGCAAGGTGTGGGCGACGCACCTGGCCTGGAGCGGCAACCACGAACAGTTCGCGGACACCATTGGCGATGGCCGCACCGTGATCGGCGGCTCGGAGCTGCTGGGGCCGGCCGAGATCATCCTCGAACCGGGTGCCGGCTACACCACCCCGGCTTTCTTCGCCGCGTACTCGGACCGCGGCCTGGACGGCATCAGCGAGGCCTTCTACAGCTGGTTCCGTTCCCGGCCGCACCATGTGCTGCCCGCCGCCTCTACCGGACTGCCGGCCGGAAAGCCGCGCCCGGTGGTGCTGAACACCTGGGAGGCCGTCTATTTCGACCACAACCTGGACACGCTGATCGAGTTGGCTGATTCCGCGGCGGACCTTGGCGTGGAGCGCTTCGTGCTCGACGACGGCTGGTTCCGCGGGCGCCGCGACGATCACGCCGGACTGGGCGACTGGTACGTCGACGAGACCGTGTGGCCGGACGGCCTGACCCCACTGATCGACGCCGTGACCTCCCGTGGCATGGAGTTCGGCCTGTGGGTGGAGCCGGAAATGGTCAACCTGGATTCGGACGCGGCCCGCGCGCACCCGGACTGGATCGTGGGACCGTCCGCCGCGGCGCACAAGGACGGCGGCCGGCTGCCCCTTGAGTGGCGCAACCAGCATGTCATCGACCTGGTGAACCCGGAGGCCTGGCAGTACGTGTTCGACCGGATTTCCGCGCTCCTGTCCGGCAACAACATCAGCTACCTGAAATGGGACCAGAACCGGGACCTGCTGGAACACGGTCACGCCGGAGGCTCCTCCGTCCATGCGCAGACCCTGGCCGCGTACCGGCTGTTCGATGAACTCCGCAAAGCCCATCCCGGAGTCGAAATCGAGAGCTGCTCCTCCGGGGGCGCCCGCGTGGACCTGGGCATCCTGGAGCGGACCGACCGCATCTGGGCGTCCGACTGCAACGACGCACTGGAGCGGCAGACCATCCAGCGCTGGACCGGCCTCGTGGTGCCGCCCGAGCTGGTGGGCAGCCACATCGGCCCCACCGCCTCGCACACCACGGCCCGCACCCACGACCTCTCTTTCCGGGCCATCACCGCCCTCTTCGGCCACTTCGGGATGGAATGGGACGTCCGCGGCGTCCAGGGCACGGAGCGGGAAGAGCTTCGGCGCCTGGTGGGGTTGTACAAGGAGCACCGGGACCTGATCCACAGCGGCAGCCCGGTCCACGCGGACATCGCCGACGACACGTTCCAGCTTTACGGCGTACTCGATCCCACGCCCGTTGCAGGCACGACGGCGGCCCTGTTCGCGGTCGTGAGCATGCGCACCTCGGCGTCCGAGACGCCGGGCCGGATGGGCATTCCCGGGTTGGACGCGGAGCGCAGCTACCGGGTCGAAGCCGTCTTCCCCACACCGGTGGACGCCGACTACGCCCATACCTTCATGCAGGTCCAGCCCCCGGCCTGGCTTGCAGGCGGGGCGGTTGCCAACGGCCGGTTCCTCGCTGAAGTGGGGCTGCCCATGCCTATGTTGAACCCCGAGCACGCGTTGCTGCTCAAGGTCACGGCCCTCTAA
- a CDS encoding sugar ABC transporter permease, with translation MTTLTRNASPAEHAVRRPLKRRGQSDLKIALFFIAPAMIGFIVFYLVPTLRGIYLSFTEYSILGDPTWIGTANYEAIAKDPLFWNALAVTSQYVLINIVLQTALALGLALLMHRVAKSTWIRGALLLPYLMANVIAALLWFWLLDYQIGIVNYFIESIGLPKVAFFGSEEWAIPTQALINTWRHMGYTALLLFAGLQSIPHHVYEVANLDGASPWQTFRKITVPLLRPVLVLVLIVTVIGSFQVFDTVAVTTLGGPVNASRVLQFYIYQKAFTESDFGYGSALAVILFVILALVAFIQMKFLKGNESDLD, from the coding sequence ATGACCACCCTTACCAGGAACGCCAGCCCGGCAGAGCACGCAGTGCGCCGGCCACTGAAGCGCCGGGGACAAAGTGACCTGAAGATCGCACTGTTCTTCATCGCTCCCGCAATGATCGGATTTATCGTCTTCTACCTGGTGCCAACGCTTCGCGGCATCTACCTCAGCTTCACCGAATACAGCATCCTCGGGGACCCGACGTGGATCGGCACCGCCAACTACGAGGCAATCGCCAAGGACCCCCTGTTCTGGAACGCCCTGGCGGTCACCTCGCAGTACGTCCTGATCAACATCGTCCTGCAGACGGCACTCGCCCTGGGGCTGGCCCTGCTGATGCACCGGGTGGCCAAGTCAACCTGGATCCGCGGCGCACTCCTGCTGCCGTACCTGATGGCCAACGTGATCGCCGCCCTCCTGTGGTTCTGGCTGCTGGACTACCAGATCGGCATCGTCAACTACTTCATCGAGTCCATCGGCCTGCCCAAGGTGGCATTTTTCGGCAGCGAAGAATGGGCCATCCCCACCCAGGCGCTCATCAACACGTGGCGGCACATGGGATACACCGCGCTCCTGCTCTTCGCCGGCCTGCAGTCCATCCCCCACCACGTCTACGAGGTGGCCAACCTGGACGGCGCCTCCCCCTGGCAGACCTTCCGCAAAATCACCGTGCCGCTCCTGCGTCCCGTGCTGGTCCTGGTCCTGATCGTCACCGTCATCGGCTCATTCCAGGTGTTCGACACCGTGGCCGTGACCACCCTTGGCGGCCCGGTAAACGCCAGCCGGGTTCTGCAGTTCTACATCTACCAAAAGGCCTTCACGGAATCGGACTTCGGATATGGCTCCGCACTGGCAGTCATCCTCTTCGTCATCCTCGCCCTGGTGGCCTTCATCCAGATGAAGTTCCTCAAGGGCAACGAATCGGACCTGGACTAA
- a CDS encoding LacI family DNA-binding transcriptional regulator, which yields MYSMTTSAVPSPRGPVTRKDVARFAGVSTAVVSYVVNGGPKKVAPATEAKVQDAIRVLGYRPNAAARALKLGSSETLGLIVPDISNPFFSLFSHAVEDAAAALGYALVLSNSDGNLAKERRNVRNLAARQVDGVLLASVLFEPDLEVLETADIPAVLLNQERDAPGFNSVGVDLATGARIAVEHLIGHGHTNIGLAMGTNVSGSTDGRELGWREALQEAGLPEGPIAYSAFTRPGGYAAGQRLLASVNRPTAVFATSDMQGIGLLRAIHEAGLSVPGDIAVASFDGSADSEYSWPPLTTVEQPVVAMAEAAVGALVGAGRGEKPRHRIFPTTLHVRQSCGCP from the coding sequence ATGTACTCCATGACCACTTCGGCTGTGCCGTCCCCGCGCGGGCCGGTGACGCGCAAGGATGTTGCCCGCTTCGCGGGCGTCAGCACCGCCGTCGTCAGCTATGTGGTCAACGGAGGTCCCAAGAAGGTGGCCCCTGCCACCGAAGCTAAAGTCCAGGACGCCATCCGCGTGCTCGGCTACCGGCCCAACGCCGCTGCCCGGGCGCTCAAGCTGGGGTCAAGCGAGACGCTGGGGCTCATTGTCCCGGACATCTCCAACCCCTTCTTCTCACTGTTCTCCCACGCAGTGGAGGACGCGGCCGCCGCCCTTGGCTACGCCCTGGTCCTGAGCAACTCGGACGGGAACCTTGCCAAGGAGCGCCGGAACGTCCGCAACCTCGCAGCCCGGCAGGTGGACGGGGTGCTGCTCGCCAGCGTCCTGTTCGAACCGGACCTGGAGGTCCTGGAGACGGCAGACATTCCAGCGGTGCTGTTGAACCAGGAACGCGATGCGCCCGGCTTCAACAGTGTTGGCGTGGATCTGGCAACGGGAGCCAGGATCGCGGTGGAGCACCTCATCGGCCACGGGCACACCAATATCGGGCTGGCGATGGGCACCAACGTCTCCGGCTCCACCGATGGCCGCGAGTTGGGCTGGCGCGAGGCGCTCCAGGAGGCGGGCCTGCCGGAGGGGCCCATCGCCTACAGCGCCTTCACCAGGCCCGGCGGTTACGCCGCCGGGCAGCGCCTGCTGGCATCGGTGAACCGTCCCACGGCTGTCTTTGCAACCTCCGACATGCAGGGCATCGGACTACTCCGCGCCATCCACGAGGCGGGCCTTTCGGTGCCGGGCGATATCGCAGTCGCGTCCTTTGACGGATCAGCGGACTCGGAATACTCCTGGCCTCCGCTGACCACCGTGGAGCAGCCGGTGGTCGCCATGGCGGAAGCCGCCGTCGGGGCGCTGGTGGGAGCCGGTCGAGGCGAAAAGCCGCGGCACCGGATCTTCCCCACCACGCTGCACGTCCGCCAGTCCTGCGGCTGCCCGTAG